CGCCGGTGACGTCTTCTCGGACCCACCGCCGGTGATCCCTGCGCGCTGATCATCGGCGCCTTCTCTTCGAACCGCCTCGCGGCACCCCTGCCTGCGGGCGTGGTCCTCGTTCGCTTCCCGCGATCTCCCCTGCCCGCTTCTCGTGAATCGGAGCGTGTCGACCGTGCGTCGTCGTGATTTCCTGACCGTGCTCGCCGTGTCCTCGACCGGGTTACTCGCCGCCTGCAGCGGTGGCCGTGCCGATCCCGAGCAGGCACCCGTCCCGCCACCGGTCCCGCCGGAGCAGCTCTCCTCGGTGACGCTGCGCGTCGGTGACCAGAAGGGCAACTCCCGGTCGTTGCTGCACTCGGCGGGTCTGGACGACTTCCCCTACACCGTCCAGTGGGCCACCTTCCCGTCCGGGCCACCGCTGCTGGAGGCGGTGTCGGCGGAGGCGGTGGACATCGGCGGCGTCGGCAACACTCCCCCGCTGTTCGCCGCGGCGGCCGGGGCCGGGATCCGCGTGGTCGCCGCCTCGAAGGGCAACGTCGCCAGCGACGTCCTGCTGGTGCGCGGGAACTCCCCGCTGCAGCGGGTCGACGAGCTGCGCGGCCGCGCGATCGCGGTGGCCAAGGGAAGTTCCGCCCACGGGCAGGTCCTGCTGACGCTGCGCGGGGCCGGCCTCACCCTGGACGACGTCGAACTGGTGTTCCTGCAGCCGTCCGACGCCCTGGGCGCGTTCCAGCAGGGCGCGGTGGACGCGTGGGCCATCTGGGACCCCTACTTCTCCCAGGTGCAGCTCGAGGCCGACGTGCGCGTGCTGGCCGACGGGACCGGCACGGCCAACGGGTACAGCTTCCAGGTCGCCAGCCCCGCCGCGCTGGCCGACGCGGGCCGCAACTCCGCCATCGCCGACTACCTGGTGCGGCTGGCCCGGGCGCTGCGGTTCGCCCACGACAACCCCGAGGCACGCGCCCAGGCCTGGGCCGAGGACACCGGGCTCTCCGTCGAGGTGACCCGGCGCGCCACCGCGCTCGGGCCGGACCTGCCCGTGCCGCTCGACGCCGAGGTGATCCGCTCCGAGCAGGAGCTCGCCGACGCGTTCGTGGCCGCCGAGGAGATCCCCCGCCGGTTCAAGTTCGCCGAGTTCGTCGACACCCGCTTCGCCGAGCAGCTCGCCGCCGCCTGAGCAGACTGGAGCAGATCATGGCCGTGACCACCCACTGGTTCCTGCCCACCCACGGGGACGGTCGGTCCATCGTGGACCGTCCACACGTGACACCGCAGGGCGCGAACACGCCGCGCCGACCGGACATCGACTACCTGGCGCAGGTCGCGCAAGCCGCCGAGCACCTCGGGTTCACCGGGATGCTCACCCCCACCGGCAGCTGGTGCCAGGACGCGTGGATCACCACCGCCGCGCTGCTGGCCCGCACCCAGCGGATCAAGTTCCTGGTCGCGTTCCGGCCCGGTTCGCTGACCCCCACGCTGGCCGCCCAGCTCGCCGCCACCTACCAGCGGGTGTCCGGTGGGCGGCTGCTGCTCAACATCGTCACCGGCGGTGAGTCCACCGAGCAGCGGCGCTACGGCGACTGGCTGGACCACGACCAGCGCTACGAGCGCACCGACGAGTTCCTCGCCGTGCTGCGCGGGATCTTCGAGGGTGAGCCGTTCGACTTCGACGGCACGCACTACCAGGTCCGCGGCGCGACCGCGTTCGAGGCACCGGACCCGGCACCGCCGCTGTACTTCGGCGGCTCCTCGGAGGCCGCGCTGCCGGTGGCCGCACGGCGCGCCGACGTGCACCTCACCTGGGGCGAACCGCCGGACGCGGTGGCGCGCAAGGTCAAGGTGCTGCGCGAGCTGGCCGCCGAGGAGGGGCGCACCCTGCGGTTCGGCCTCCGCGCGCACGTCATCACCCGCGACACCAGCGAGGACGCCTGGGCCACCGCGCAGCGGTTCGTCGAGCAGATGGACCCCGCCGACGTCGCCGCCTCGCAGGCCAAGCTCGCGAGGTCCGAGGCGACCGGGCAGCAGAACATGGTCGCCCTGCACGGCGGGGTGCTGCCCACCGACGCCCGGCAGCTCGAGGTGCACCCCGGCCTGTGGGCCGGGGTGGGGCTGCTGCGCGGCGGGGCCGGCACCGCGTTCGTCGGCAGCCACCGCGAGGTCGCCGACCTGATCGAGGAGTACCACTCGGTCGGCATCGAGGAGTTCGTGCTCTCCGGGTACCCGCACCTGGAGGAGGCGTACTGGTTCGGCGAAGGGGTGCACCCCGAGCTCGCCCGCCGCGGCCTCCGCTGACCCCACGACGCCGCGTGCCGCCACCGCACCCCCGGCCGGTGGCGGCACGCGGCGAGCCAGTTCCACGGAGGACCGGACGGACCGTCCACTCAGGACGCGTCGGCCCGGGGATCACACCCCGGCCGCGTCGAGCAGACGCGCCACCTGCTCCGGTCGGTTCGCGCCGCCGTGCGCCAGCACCGCACCGGAGCCGTCGGTGACCACCACGTAGGGCGGCCCCGGGACGCCGTTGGCGTCGAACACGTCCGGTCCGGTCACCACCGGCAGGTCGACGCCGTGCTCGGCGAGGTGCTCCCGCACCGCGACCTGGTCCGCGGAGCTCACCAGCACCACCGGCACCCGGTCGGCGGTCGCCCGGAACTCCGGCAGCATCGCCCGGCAGGCCCCGCACAGCGGCGAGACGAAGGCGAACAGGACGCGGTCCCCGCTCCCGGCGAAGGCCGAGACGTCGGTGCCGATCTCGAACCGGCTCCCCAGCACCGGCCCCGACGGCGTCCCGTCCCGGCGGGACACCAGCGCGGCCACGCCGAAGACCACCACGACCAGCAGCGCGGCCACGAGCAGCTGCCCCGGCTCGAACGGCGTGCCCGCGCCGAACCCCGCGACCACCGCCAGCACCAGCAGCAGCGCCGTGCGGGTCAGCGAACCCGTGCCGACCTCCTCCTGCGCGCCGAAGCAGCCGCAGGCGACCCGCGTCCCGCGGCGCAGCACGACACCCATGCCGGTCAGGAACGCGCTGAACAGCACCACCGCGAGCACCGCCCCCCACAGCCGCACCGGAGGCGGCACCAGCAGCACCGCGCTCACCAGCTCGGCGCCCGCGACGGCACGCGCCGCGGCCGGGACCCACCCGCTCGGCAGGACCTGGTAACCGGCCACCGCCTCGGCGAACCGGTCGAGGTCGCGCAGCTTCCCGAGCGCGGCGACGGCCAGCACCCCGGCCACCGCCAGAGCCGCGGCGGCGGCCGTCATGCCGAGCTCGGCTCTCGGTAGGCCGCCGCCTGCAGCTCGTAGAGCTCGGCGTAGCGACCGCCGGCCAGCTGCAGTTCGGCGTGCGTGCCCTGCTCCACGACGCGACCGCGGTCCAGCACGTAGATCCGGTCCGCGTAGCGGACGCTGGAGAGCCGGTGCGAGATCAGCACCACGGTCCGGCCCGCGGCGTGCCGGCGGATCCGCTCGAACAACGCGTGCTCGGCACGCGGGTCCAGCGCCGAGGTCGGCTCGTCGAAGACCATCACGTCCGCGTCCCGGTAGAAGGCGCGGGCGATCGCGATGCGCTGCCACTGCCCGCCGGAGAGGTCGTGCCCACCGCGGAACCGGCGGTCCAGCAGCGTCTCGTAGCCGTGCTCGAGCCGGGCGAGCACCGCGTCCGCCCCGGACGCGCGCGCGGCCTCGTCCATCCGCTCGTCGTCGCGCGGCCGCCCCATCGTGATGTTCTGCGCCGCCGTGAGCGGCCACCGGGTGTGGTCCTGGGCGATCACCGAGATGCGTTCGCGCAGCGCGTCACCGGAGACCTCGGCGAGGTCGACGCCGTTCCAGCGGACCGCGCCGGAGTCCGGCCGGTACAGCCCGGCGAGCAGCTTGGCCAGCGTCGTCTTGCCCGACCCGTTCTCCCCCACCAGCGCCACGACCTCGCCGCGCTCGACCGCCACGCTCACCCCGTCGAGCGCGGGCGTCTCCGCGCCCGGGTAGGTGAAGCGCACCGAGTCGGCTTCGAGCCGGTGGAACGGCGCGAGCTCCCCGCTGCGCTCGGGCGGCACGAACCGTTCGGCCAGCGCGCAGAACTCCAGGTAGTCCCCGAAGTACAGCCCGGCCTCGTAGAGCTTGTTCACCGATTGCATCAGGCTGGTCAGCGAGGACTGGCTGGCCCGGATGGTCAGCACCGCGGTGCCCACCACCGCCAGCGGCACGACCCCGAACGCCAGCATCAGCCCGAGCGTCGCGTACACGACGGCGAGCGCGACACCGCCGAGCAGGTCGCCGGTCATCCGCGTGGTGGCCCGCTGCCAGGCGACGTCGAGCTCCACCCGCTGCTCGTGGTCGGCGACGCGGTCGTACTCGTCGAGCAGGAACCGGCGCAGCGTGAAGGCGCGCACCTCCGCGGCCGGCGGTCGCTCGGCCATCAGGTCGGACAGCAGGAACTTGCGCCGCCGCGCGGTGGAGACCCGGCGGAAGGCCGCGTAGCGCATCCGCGCCGACCGCAGCGCGGCCCAGCCGTCCGGCACCGCCGTCACCAGCAGCAGCGGCATCAGCGCGGGGTGCAGCACGCCCAGGGTGATCGCCGCGGAGAGCACGCCGATCACTCCGGTGAGCACGTTGACGGTCATCTCCACGACCGTCGCCGAGTCGGGCACGCCGTTGTCGCGCGCCCGCTGCATGGAGTTGTGGAACTCCTCGTCGTCGAACGCGGTCAGCTCGACCCGCGTGGTCAACCGGAACAGCCGCGTCTCGGCCAACCGCTCGACCTGCGGCTTCAGCCGTTCCTGGGCCCAGGTCGCCACCGCCAGCATCCCGGCGCGCAGCCCGGCGGCCGCGGCCACCACCAGCAGCGCCGGGATCGCCGCACGCACCCGGTCCGCGGTCGCCCCGGCGGCGAACAGCGACTCCAGCACGTCGTTGGTGGCGAGCAGCCCGAACGCGGTGAACAGGCCCGCCAGCACGTTGAGCCCCAACGTGGCCGCGGTGTCCGCGCGACTGGCCTGCCACGCGACCCCGACGGCGTCGCGGGCCAGCGTCGGCAGTCGCCGCGCGATGGCCCCCAGCCCCGCGGAGAGCAGCTCCGCGTCGTGCGCCTGCCAGTACGGCACGACGAGGTCGTCCGCCTCGACCGCGGTGCGGCGCCGCCACGTCATCCGCGTCGCCTGGTTCCCGGACAGGTTGCCAGGCAACGGATCCTCCCCATCACGGTCGAGAAGCTAGTCCACACCGAGCGAATTCCGCAAACACGCGTTGTTGGTCCGTTCGGCCCTAGGTTGTCGATCCCGGGTGTGCTGACAATCCCAGAGGTTGCACTGGGGAGCCGACCGCGCGGTGGGGGAGCGCGGATCTTCGCGAAAACGTTGGTGTGGCGGCACATCCGCCGCCACCTCCGGCAACCCCCGGAACGTCCCGCCAGACCGGCGGACGAGAGAGGAGAGACGATCATGCCCACCCAGCTCCTGGAACCGCGCGACGCGGGAACCGTTGAGATCGAAGACGTTTCGGTCGACTTCGAGGTCGACCTCAAGGAGGTCCTGCACGGGCCGCAGGCGTGCGTGAACACCTGCAAGCGGACCGTGTGCAGCAGCTGGCCCTGCTGTCCGTCCATCGTCTGACGGGACTCGCCCACGTCGGTGGGGACGTCCACCGGGCGTCCCCACCGCGTCCCGACGACCCGAACCGGGGGAACGGATGACCAGCACGACGACGGACCTGCAGGACCGGTTGACCCGCACCGCCACGGCCGCGGGCCGGGAGGTGGCGGTCGACGAGACCTGGGTGAGCGTGCGCTGCCCCGGTGCCGCGGTGCCCGACCAGGGCTGGAAGCTGCACGTCTCGGCACGCCCGGGCACGCTCGACGAGACCGTCGACACCGTCCTTCCGCTGCTGCTGGCGCACGACTGCGACTTCAAGGTGGCGCGCTCCCCGGAAGGGCTGCGGGAGCTCAACTCCGGTGACGTCGACCCGGCCACCGTGGGCAAGGCGATGACCGTCTACCCGCCGCAGGACCAGGTGGTGCGGCTGGGCCACCTGCTGGCCGAGGCGCTGGTCGGCAAGACCGGTCCGCGGATCACCAGCGATCGCCGCGTCCGCCCGGATTCCCCGGTGTACTACCGCTACGCGCCGTTCCGCCCGCAGTACCGGGTGGACGACAACGGTGACTTCGAACTGGTGGTGCACGGCCCGGACGGCACCGCGCTGCCCGGCGCGGCCGGACTCGAGTTCAGCTGTCCACCGTGGGCCACCGATCCGTTCCGCCCCTCCTCGGGCGGGGGCGGCACCGCCACCGTGCTCGGCGGTCGCTACCGGTTGACCTCCGGGGTGGTGCGCGGACCGCGCGGCAACGTGTACCGCGCCATCGACCCCGACGGCCGGCCGGTGGTGGTCAAGGAGGCCCGCGCCCACGTCGGGGAGAACGTCCACGGGATCGACCTGCGGATGCAGCTGCGCAACGAGCGGCGCGTGCTGCAGGCGCTGGACGGGGTCGACGGGGTGCCCGGGCTGGTCGACCACTTCCGGCACGGCGAGGACGAGTACCTCGTCACCACCGACGTCGGCACCCTCGACCTCAACCGCTACGTCGGCGAACGGACCCGGTTCTTCGACGACGCCGAGGGCCCCGAGCAGGACCTGGGCGTGCTGGCCAGGCGGCTGGCCGACGTGCTCGCCGCGGTGCACGAGCGCGGCGTGGTGGTGCGCGACCTCTCGCCGAAGAACGTGGTGCTCGACGACGAGGGCCGCTGCACGCTCATCGACTTCGGCAACAGCTACTTCGACGGGTTCCAGCTGCACGGGTGGACGCGCGGCTACAGCGTCCCCGACCAGCACACCGACCGGCAGGCCGAGCCCGCCGACGACTACTTCTCGCTGGGCGCGACGC
This region of Saccharopolyspora hordei genomic DNA includes:
- a CDS encoding ABC transporter substrate-binding protein, whose translation is MRRRDFLTVLAVSSTGLLAACSGGRADPEQAPVPPPVPPEQLSSVTLRVGDQKGNSRSLLHSAGLDDFPYTVQWATFPSGPPLLEAVSAEAVDIGGVGNTPPLFAAAAGAGIRVVAASKGNVASDVLLVRGNSPLQRVDELRGRAIAVAKGSSAHGQVLLTLRGAGLTLDDVELVFLQPSDALGAFQQGAVDAWAIWDPYFSQVQLEADVRVLADGTGTANGYSFQVASPAALADAGRNSAIADYLVRLARALRFAHDNPEARAQAWAEDTGLSVEVTRRATALGPDLPVPLDAEVIRSEQELADAFVAAEEIPRRFKFAEFVDTRFAEQLAAA
- a CDS encoding LLM class flavin-dependent oxidoreductase, whose product is MAVTTHWFLPTHGDGRSIVDRPHVTPQGANTPRRPDIDYLAQVAQAAEHLGFTGMLTPTGSWCQDAWITTAALLARTQRIKFLVAFRPGSLTPTLAAQLAATYQRVSGGRLLLNIVTGGESTEQRRYGDWLDHDQRYERTDEFLAVLRGIFEGEPFDFDGTHYQVRGATAFEAPDPAPPLYFGGSSEAALPVAARRADVHLTWGEPPDAVARKVKVLRELAAEEGRTLRFGLRAHVITRDTSEDAWATAQRFVEQMDPADVAASQAKLARSEATGQQNMVALHGGVLPTDARQLEVHPGLWAGVGLLRGGAGTAFVGSHREVADLIEEYHSVGIEEFVLSGYPHLEEAYWFGEGVHPELARRGLR
- a CDS encoding MauE/DoxX family redox-associated membrane protein; translation: MTAAAAALAVAGVLAVAALGKLRDLDRFAEAVAGYQVLPSGWVPAAARAVAGAELVSAVLLVPPPVRLWGAVLAVVLFSAFLTGMGVVLRRGTRVACGCFGAQEEVGTGSLTRTALLLVLAVVAGFGAGTPFEPGQLLVAALLVVVVFGVAALVSRRDGTPSGPVLGSRFEIGTDVSAFAGSGDRVLFAFVSPLCGACRAMLPEFRATADRVPVVLVSSADQVAVREHLAEHGVDLPVVTGPDVFDANGVPGPPYVVVTDGSGAVLAHGGANRPEQVARLLDAAGV
- a CDS encoding ABC transporter ATP-binding protein; the encoded protein is MPGNLSGNQATRMTWRRRTAVEADDLVVPYWQAHDAELLSAGLGAIARRLPTLARDAVGVAWQASRADTAATLGLNVLAGLFTAFGLLATNDVLESLFAAGATADRVRAAIPALLVVAAAAGLRAGMLAVATWAQERLKPQVERLAETRLFRLTTRVELTAFDDEEFHNSMQRARDNGVPDSATVVEMTVNVLTGVIGVLSAAITLGVLHPALMPLLLVTAVPDGWAALRSARMRYAAFRRVSTARRRKFLLSDLMAERPPAAEVRAFTLRRFLLDEYDRVADHEQRVELDVAWQRATTRMTGDLLGGVALAVVYATLGLMLAFGVVPLAVVGTAVLTIRASQSSLTSLMQSVNKLYEAGLYFGDYLEFCALAERFVPPERSGELAPFHRLEADSVRFTYPGAETPALDGVSVAVERGEVVALVGENGSGKTTLAKLLAGLYRPDSGAVRWNGVDLAEVSGDALRERISVIAQDHTRWPLTAAQNITMGRPRDDERMDEAARASGADAVLARLEHGYETLLDRRFRGGHDLSGGQWQRIAIARAFYRDADVMVFDEPTSALDPRAEHALFERIRRHAAGRTVVLISHRLSSVRYADRIYVLDRGRVVEQGTHAELQLAGGRYAELYELQAAAYREPSSA
- a CDS encoding SflA family class IV lanthipeptide, producing MPTQLLEPRDAGTVEIEDVSVDFEVDLKEVLHGPQACVNTCKRTVCSSWPCCPSIV